The window AAAACCTTATATTCGTTGAAATAAGTAGGATCAATGTGAAACTTGTCTAGCGTATCTTTTGGTACCGATATTATCCAATCGCTAAGCGAGGTAACAATCAATGGGATCTCATTGCTAGAAACATTGGTGATGTGTTCATCATTGGCACCCTCTTGACTATAAGGCATCCCCGAACCAAGCTTATCCTTGCGTTCAAAAATTTCAATAATTATATCAGTTCTGCCTGATTCAACAAGTCTTTTGAACATGAACAGACCGCTTGGACCTCCACCAATAATGGCAATGCGCTTGTTTACTTCCAATTTATTAGGTTTTTTTAGTTATAGAATCAACACCTTATTGCCTTTAAATGTTTGAAGCGTTAAATGCTAAAAGCTATATTTCACAGACGCAGATAGACTGTTCACTTATTTGAAACTCATTTTACACAACTTTTCGCATATTTTCGGTAACCTCTTACATTCCTTGGCAATTCGATTCTATGGGACGTGTTTAATATTCTCTAATGCTACAAAAAACATTAATGAGATTAGAAAAGCAATAAAATTAAAAATTCCAGTATGAGCAGAAGTTTTTAAAGATAACAAGTATGAGATCGCTAAGATACTGCCAGCCACTAAAGCTGAAATTGATCGCACCAAGAAATCAAAAATAGATTTTTAAGGATTTAGTTCATCAACATCTTGAACAGCGTAAGTACTAAAAAGAAAAAATCAAAAGCAATGCCTTTTTGTATCGACTAGTCTATATTTGATTTATCCCTCACGCTGAAACATTCCTTTAACGGAACTAAATGCAGGACTATTCATACCCAAATCATTAAAGTTTATTTAATCTTTTTAATAAAATATACCCGCTAAGCGATGACCTGAAACTAGCAATTTTTACCAATAGCGAAGTAGTCGAGATCACCAGGATTATGAAAACGACGTTAATAGGTTATTGAGGATGTTTGACATATTGTTCGTAACCTGCTTTTTTGTTTATCAATTCCTGAGGTTGGCTTTTACACAAACCGCTAACATTTCCGTGGGAATATTAGCGGGTCGTAGTTTCTATTTCTTTACCAATTTATATCTTAAATGTGTGGTCAGGTTTGAGGGTATAACTTCTACAATTTTTAAATTATATTTATCTTTGTCAATACCCTCAAAGAGTCTTATACCGCTTCCTAAAAAGACAGGCGCAATATGTATAAAAAATTCGTCCACTAGGCCTGCATTTAGAAATTGTTGGATTGTGTTTGCACCACCTTGTATTCTTATGTCTTTTCCTTTTGCGGATTGTAATGCCTGATTCAAAGCACTTTCTATTCCATCATTTATAAAATAAAAAATTGTCGTCCCCTTTTGAATCCAAGGTTCCCGCGTTTCGTTTGTCAATACATATACGTCTGCTTTGTATAAGTCATTTGGCCAACTGGCTTCCCCCTCTTCAAACATTCGCTTACCCATAATAAATGCACCGGTTCTAGCGATCGTATCTCTAATGTATTTTCCTTCGGGACCGTCTTCTTTTCCTCCTTCAAATCCCAGGTATTCCCAAAAAGCTTTTTGATTAAGCATCCACGAATGAATTTGTCCTGACACTCCTCCCATAGGATTTTGAGGATTTCTATTGTCTCCTGCGAAAAAACCATCAAGAGATATTCCACTGTCAAAAAATATTTTACTCATATACTTTATTAGTTGTTGTTAAAAATATCTTTAAGTTAACGATATTGCTACTTAAATAAATTAAATCTGCAAGATGGATTGGATTTTTCACATGATATTTGACTTTTTGATTAATCCCATATTAACAACATGGGCGCTTAAAAAGGAACGCAGTAAAACGAAACAATCAGCGCATAAATAATTGATTACTATAACTATCACCAGCTCGTAAGTACCATATTTAGCTGTCGATCGAATCTAGGACTGTATAGAATGTATTTATGGCTAATGTTAGAAGAAATGTCTGAAAAAACGAAGGTAGGCCTCCTACTGTAGTTACTTCTAGCTATGAAACTTATACGTCGAGTATTGCAAAGAGAAAAATATCTCTCAAAACTGAAGATTCATAAGAATCTGGAAAAAGAATACAAA is drawn from Pedobacter mucosus and contains these coding sequences:
- a CDS encoding dihydrofolate reductase family protein, with product MSKIFFDSGISLDGFFAGDNRNPQNPMGGVSGQIHSWMLNQKAFWEYLGFEGGKEDGPEGKYIRDTIARTGAFIMGKRMFEEGEASWPNDLYKADVYVLTNETREPWIQKGTTIFYFINDGIESALNQALQSAKGKDIRIQGGANTIQQFLNAGLVDEFFIHIAPVFLGSGIRLFEGIDKDKYNLKIVEVIPSNLTTHLRYKLVKK